In a genomic window of Leptospira bandrabouensis:
- a CDS encoding AI-2E family transporter, with translation MNWIKNKNETIVYLLLSAIFIGTCLTLFFVFKPFLWASFLALLFYLTTRKIHKKLKNVLGVKFHGLSPYIMVILMLAGVFIPSYLIVSTLIRESLNLVSYIRNQLTEESIVALLLNSPMLTDFFTENEFFWIKLPLMYREYVGQHMDILNLDSIYSLLKNSSGFLLGSFEVPGAIIFNAFFTFILLFFLYKEGSRMEHGLFVLLPFPTEIEERLGRRIEEAIRTVMMGNLFISLLQGALVYVLLLFTSVSNKFLLSSIATIFSLIPVVGTSVVWLPIGLYIGLVQENWTGSVLFMIAGGASYLILENLVKPKILDKKLKTHPFLIFLSLIGGLQEFGVAGIIIGPMALTLVIILWDFWKIFRETRFQNL, from the coding sequence ATGAATTGGATAAAGAATAAAAACGAAACCATCGTCTATCTTTTACTCAGTGCTATTTTTATAGGTACTTGTCTTACTTTATTTTTTGTATTTAAACCCTTTCTATGGGCAAGTTTTCTTGCTCTATTATTTTATCTCACAACAAGGAAAATTCACAAAAAACTAAAGAATGTTTTAGGTGTCAAATTTCATGGTCTCTCACCTTACATTATGGTCATCCTAATGCTTGCGGGAGTTTTCATTCCTTCCTATCTGATTGTATCTACATTAATTAGAGAATCTTTAAATTTAGTCAGTTATATTAGAAACCAACTCACAGAAGAATCCATTGTTGCGTTGTTATTAAATAGTCCGATGTTAACTGATTTTTTTACAGAAAATGAATTTTTCTGGATCAAACTTCCATTGATGTACCGGGAATATGTGGGTCAACACATGGATATATTGAACTTGGATTCTATTTATAGTTTATTAAAGAATTCATCCGGATTTTTACTTGGATCATTTGAAGTTCCTGGTGCCATCATCTTCAATGCATTTTTTACCTTTATCTTACTTTTCTTTTTATATAAAGAAGGAAGTCGGATGGAACATGGTCTTTTTGTTTTGTTACCATTCCCAACAGAAATTGAAGAACGATTAGGGCGAAGGATTGAAGAAGCCATTCGAACTGTAATGATGGGAAATCTTTTTATATCCTTATTACAAGGTGCCTTAGTTTATGTTTTGTTACTCTTCACTTCGGTTTCGAATAAATTTTTACTTTCTAGCATTGCCACAATTTTTTCTTTAATTCCAGTGGTGGGAACCTCTGTGGTTTGGTTGCCCATTGGATTATATATTGGTTTAGTTCAGGAAAATTGGACGGGAAGTGTCCTTTTTATGATCGCAGGTGGGGCAAGTTATTTGATTTTAGAAAACTTAGTAAAACCTAAAATTTTAGATAAAAAACTAAAAACACATCCATTTTTGATCTTTTTATCCCTGATCGGCGGTTTACAAGAGTTTGGTGTAGCTGGGATCATTATCGGTCCCATGGCTTTAACGCTTGTCATTATCCTTTGGGATTTTTGGAAAATCTTTAGAGAAACACGGTTTCAAAATCTATAA